The genomic segment TTTGGCCCGCGCCCATATTGACGCCGACCATCGCCACCAGCGGCGCGCCAAGGCCGAAGGAGAGCGGGACCAGCAGATATTCAAGCCGTGCGCCGGTGCCATATCCCGCTGCTGCCGCGGCGCCCGCCGTGCTGGCAGCCAAAGCCGTCGTCAGCGCGATGATGACATTGGTTTGCAACGACGTGATCGAGGCCACGGCGCCGACCGACAGAATAGCCTTGAGCATCGGCCAGCGCAGGCGTGTCCAGCGAAACCGCGCCGGATTGCGGCCCGACAGGACATACCAGCCCAGCGCGATGACAGCGCCGACGTAATACAGGGTGAATGCCAATCCACCACCGGCGACACCGAAGGCGGGGATCGGTCCGAAGCCGAAAATCAGCACTGGCGACAGGGGCACGAGAACGATCACGCCGAAGCCCGTCACCATGGCGGGGACCACCATGTTGCCGGTGCCGCGGATGACGCTGGCGAGGCCATTGGTCAGCCAGAGCAGAATATTGCCGGCGAAGATGACGTTGGAATAGGCGAGCGCCGCATCGAGTTCAGCTCCAGAACCGCCGAGCAGACGATAGATGTCGCGGCCAAAGAGCAGCATGGTCACGGTGAAAAACAGGCCGATGGCGGCATTGATGAACAGGGCGTGCAGGACGAGCGCGTCGGCATCGTCATGGCGGCCGGCGCCCAGGGCCCGGGCGATGGCGGAGGAGATGCCGCCACCCATGGCGCCGCCCGAGATCATCTGGGTCAGCATGACGCCGGGAAAGACCAGGGCCATGCCGGCCAGGGCGTCAGTGCCGAGTTTGGCGATAAACCAGGTCTCGATCAGGCCGGTGGCGGCCTGGGCGATCATGACCACCAGATTGGGGGCAGCCATCATCAGCAGGGTCGGCAGAATCGGGCCGTGCAGCAGCCGTTGGGTGCGGGCGTCCATGGTCCGCGCGGCTGGAGCGGCGGCGATTTCGCGGGGGTGAACGGTCATGCCGGACCTGCGGAACGCGACTTTGTCTCGCCGGTGGACAAGTTTTTGACGAGATAATGAGGCGCCTGGATCGGCTCGCGGGTCGCCGGATCGACGAAGATGGGCTCAACCGGCTTGCCGGTACGGGTGTCGATGACGGTCACTCTGGGGCCTTCAGGTGCGAAATGGCGGTTGCCCCAGGACATCAGGGCGAGCAGGACGGGGCGGAAATCGCGACCACGCTGGGTCGGCGCATATTCGTGGCGCAGGGGTCGCTCGCTATAGGGCCGACGTTCCAGCAGGCCGGCCTCGACGAGGGCATTGAGCCGACGCGTCAGCATGTTGGGGGCAATCCCGAGGCTGGACTGGAATTCGTCGAAGCGGCGCAAGCCGTTGAGGGCATCGCGCATAATCAGCATGCTCCACCATTCGCCGACGTGTTCCAGGCCACGGGCGATCGGGCACGACATATTGGCGAAGCTTTTGTGTTGCATGAAGCCTGGTACGCCACTAACTAGCATCATGCAAGTCACGAAGGGGTGAGACCATGTCTCAGGCTAAGTTGGAGCCTATGTCGGGTATTCGCGCGCCGTATTATCTGGACGATTTCCAGGTCGGCCAGCGTTTCGTCACCGAGAGCCATGCGCTCGATGCAGCGCAGATCAAGGCTTTCGCGGGTGAGTTCGACCCGCAGCCTTTCCACCTCGACGAGGAGGCGGCGAAGAACACTCTGTTTGGCGGCTTGGCGGCGAGTGGCTGGCACACGATGGGCATCACCATGAAGCTGCTGGTTGGGTCTGGCGCGCCGATCGCTGGTGGCATTATCGGCGCCGGGGCGGAAGTCGCCTGGCCGCGTCCGACACGCCCAGGCGACGTGCTGACCGTGGAAAGCCACGTTATGGAGGTCACCCCGTCGAAGTCGCGCCCCGATCGCGGCATGGTGTTGATGCGCAACGAGACGAAGAATCAGAAGGGCGAGATCGTTCAGGTGATGACGGCGAAGCTCGTCGTGCCAAGACGGTCGCAATAAAGGCGGCAGGAATAACGGACATATAGTTCACCCTTGACCGCTGCGGTACGTGTCCTAGAACGGCGCCAGCAAAGCTGGTGTCGCGAAACAAGAATTGGAGGAATACGCCGTGGTGGAGAAGGTTCTCGCAGCTGTCAGAACTGCGCCAAGCAAGACCGAGATTCTTGAATATCCTATGCCCGACGTGCCCGTCGACGGCGCCTTGATGAAGATGGAAGTGGCTGGCATCTGCGGCACGGACGTGAAGCTCTATGCGCATCCGCCGACCAAATCGCCGGTGATCATGGGCCATGAGAACATCGGCTACATCGCCAAGGCTGGGCGCGAGTTCACCAGGCGCAAGGGTTTTAAGGAAGGCGATCTCGTCTTCGTCGAGCATTATGTCATGTGCGGCAAGTGCGAATGGTGCCATCGCGGCGAATATCGTCATTGCGAGAACACCGATTGGCGCAACAATCCCGACAGCATTCGCTATGGCTATACCTCGGCCGAAAAGGCGCCGCATCTGTGGGGCGGTTTCGCGCAATATGTCTATCTGCCGTGGAATTCGGTGGTTCACCATGTGCCCAAGGGCGTCTCGCCGGAACTCGCTGGCCTGGTAACGCCCATGGCGAACGGCATTGAATGGTCACTGTTTGAGGGCGGCGTCGGCTATAATTCGACGGTGCTGATCCAGGGGCCTGGCCAGCAGGGCTTGTCGCAGACGGTGATCTGCAAGCAGGCGGGCGCCAAGAACATCATCATCACCGGCACGTCGAAGGACGGCGCGCGTCTTGAAGTGGCCAAGAAGCTCGGCGCCGATCATACGATCGACGTGCAGAAGGAAGATCCGCTCGAAAAGATCATGCAATACACTGAAGGCAAGGGCGTTGATGTCGTGCTTGATTGCACGGCGGGCGCGGGCACCGTGCCGATCCTGCTTGGCATCGAAGCGTTGAAGCGCAAGGCCGGCGTCATGGTCGTGCAGGGGGAAATGCCGGAGTTTCCGAACTTCCCGATCGGCAAGATGACGACGAAATACATCACTTTGCGCAGCGCCCGTGGCCACAGCTACCGGGCTTGCGAACTGGCGCTGGAGCAGCTTGCTTCGAAGCGCTTCCCGCTGGAACTGGTGACGACCCATAAGTTCGGCCTGAAGGATGTCGATCTAGCCATCCGGTCCGTCGGCAACAAGGACGGCGCCGTGAAGGATGTGATCCATGCTTCGCTGATGCCGTGGATGTGATCGACTGAATTTATCCAACTGGCTCGAACCACCGTTCACAGGTGGTTCGAGCCTATCTTGATATCTGTTTGGTTGAGGAAACCCATGTCCGAACCCGTCACCATTCCGATGCTGCAGCAGATGAAGCGCGACGGCAAAAAGAGCATCGGCGTTGTCGCCTGGGATTATCCGACGACACGTTTCGCTGAACGGGCCGGGGTCGATTTTATCTCGATTGGCGATTCCGTCGGCGCCAATCTGTGGGGCCACAGCAATCCACTGCAGGTGACGCTCGATGAAATTCTCGTCTGCTGCAAGGCGGTGCGGCGCGCTGCGACCCGCGTGCTCGTGTCCTGCGACATGCCCTATGGGCCGCTGCAGGAGGGGGTCGACAGTGCCCTGAAGGCGGCGGTGCGCATCGTCAAGGAAGGCGGTGCCGATATGATCAAGCTCGACGGCGCGGCCGATTATCCGGAGGCGGTCGACGCGTTGACGCGGGCTGGGATTCCGGTGTTCGCGCAGTTCGGCCTGACGCCGCAGACGGCGCTGAAACTTGGTATTCCCTACAGTGCGCAGAATTCCGCTGATGCACAGGCGAGCGCCGAAGCGGCGACGCGTCTGGTCAAGGAGGCGAAAATGCTCGAAGAGGCCGGCGCAGCCCTTCTTGACTTCACCAATTCCGGCCCGATGGCCGGCAAGGCCGTGGTGGACGCGGTGAAGATCCCGGTGATCGGTGGTTTCGGCGGCGGGCCGTGGCTCGATGGTCGTGTGCGTTTGGCACAGACCGTTCTCGGCTATGGCGAGAAATGGCTGACCTCGAAGACCGATACCTATTTCAACACGGCACAAGGCACGGTCGATGCCTTCGCGGCACTGGTTGCCGACGC from the Beijerinckia sp. 28-YEA-48 genome contains:
- a CDS encoding MATE family efflux transporter, producing MTVHPREIAAAPAARTMDARTQRLLHGPILPTLLMMAAPNLVVMIAQAATGLIETWFIAKLGTDALAGMALVFPGVMLTQMISGGAMGGGISSAIARALGAGRHDDADALVLHALFINAAIGLFFTVTMLLFGRDIYRLLGGSGAELDAALAYSNVIFAGNILLWLTNGLASVIRGTGNMVVPAMVTGFGVIVLVPLSPVLIFGFGPIPAFGVAGGGLAFTLYYVGAVIALGWYVLSGRNPARFRWTRLRWPMLKAILSVGAVASITSLQTNVIIALTTALAASTAGAAAAAGYGTGARLEYLLVPLSFGLGAPLVAMVGVNMGAGQKERALRIAYIGGAITFVATEIVGLSAAIWPEAWMSQFSQDPHVIETGATYLRIVGPAYGFFGLAMGLYFASQGAGRLLWPLATGFFRLAIAVLGGWIALRLTGSLTWLFVAIAIGFVVHGLSLLTAIRLGAWFKPAPV
- a CDS encoding zinc-binding dehydrogenase; the encoded protein is MVEKVLAAVRTAPSKTEILEYPMPDVPVDGALMKMEVAGICGTDVKLYAHPPTKSPVIMGHENIGYIAKAGREFTRRKGFKEGDLVFVEHYVMCGKCEWCHRGEYRHCENTDWRNNPDSIRYGYTSAEKAPHLWGGFAQYVYLPWNSVVHHVPKGVSPELAGLVTPMANGIEWSLFEGGVGYNSTVLIQGPGQQGLSQTVICKQAGAKNIIITGTSKDGARLEVAKKLGADHTIDVQKEDPLEKIMQYTEGKGVDVVLDCTAGAGTVPILLGIEALKRKAGVMVVQGEMPEFPNFPIGKMTTKYITLRSARGHSYRACELALEQLASKRFPLELVTTHKFGLKDVDLAIRSVGNKDGAVKDVIHASLMPWM
- a CDS encoding MaoC family dehydratase, with the translated sequence MSQAKLEPMSGIRAPYYLDDFQVGQRFVTESHALDAAQIKAFAGEFDPQPFHLDEEAAKNTLFGGLAASGWHTMGITMKLLVGSGAPIAGGIIGAGAEVAWPRPTRPGDVLTVESHVMEVTPSKSRPDRGMVLMRNETKNQKGEIVQVMTAKLVVPRRSQ
- a CDS encoding helix-turn-helix domain-containing protein; protein product: MQHKSFANMSCPIARGLEHVGEWWSMLIMRDALNGLRRFDEFQSSLGIAPNMLTRRLNALVEAGLLERRPYSERPLRHEYAPTQRGRDFRPVLLALMSWGNRHFAPEGPRVTVIDTRTGKPVEPIFVDPATREPIQAPHYLVKNLSTGETKSRSAGPA
- a CDS encoding 3-methyl-2-oxobutanoate hydroxymethyltransferase codes for the protein MSEPVTIPMLQQMKRDGKKSIGVVAWDYPTTRFAERAGVDFISIGDSVGANLWGHSNPLQVTLDEILVCCKAVRRAATRVLVSCDMPYGPLQEGVDSALKAAVRIVKEGGADMIKLDGAADYPEAVDALTRAGIPVFAQFGLTPQTALKLGIPYSAQNSADAQASAEAATRLVKEAKMLEEAGAALLDFTNSGPMAGKAVVDAVKIPVIGGFGGGPWLDGRVRLAQTVLGYGEKWLTSKTDTYFNTAQGTVDAFAALVADARAGKQIKG